The sequence below is a genomic window from Brevibacillus agri.
TCTCGCCGATCACGCCGAGCGCCCCGCCCGGTTTTTCTCGTTTTCTTCTGGACAAAATGGCGCTATGCTTCACGCCAGGTCAGGAACAGCCTGCGGTGTTTCAGGCATGAAGCTTTTATTTTTGAAAATGAAATTCATTATCATCATTCTGATTGTAGCGAAAAAAAGAAAGTTCTTCAACCTTCCTTGGTCGAAAAACTTTCTTTGATCGCTCGTCCTGCCTTGCAACCAAAGGCAACCGCTCATCTACTCGACTCGCTCGCGAGCTTGACGGCTTCAGCCATCACAAAATCTCCACATACCCCTCTGTTCCGTGCACGCGAATGCGTTGCCCGTCTTTTATGAGACGGGTGGCGTTTTCCACGCCGACAACGGCCGGCAAGCCGTATTCACGCGCGATTACTGCCCCGTGGGTCATCAGTCCGCCCACTTCGGTGACCAGACCTTTGACCGATACAAACAAAGGTGTCCAGCCCGGGTCAGTAAAGGAGGTGACCAGTATATCCCCTTCTTCCAGGTTCGCCTCTTCCATGTGTAAAATGACACGCGCCCGCCCCTCGATCACTCCGGCAGAAACAGCAAGACCTGCAAGCGCATTGGCGGGCAAGCTTTCCCGCTTGTACTTGCCCGCAATGATTTCACCATCAGACGTGATGACACGCGGCGGTGTCAGCTTTTCGAAAAATTGGTAGTCTTCTTTTCGTTGGCTGATGACCTGCTGGTCCAGCTTGTTCGTGCGCACCACTTCGTGAAACTCTTCCAAAGTGAGATAGTACACGTCTTCTTTTTCGCGAAGAACACCCGCTTGTACGAGTTGTTCGGCTTCTTTCAGCAAAGCTTGCTTATAGACGAAGTAGCGATTCAAGATGCTGTATTTGGGATATTCGCGATAACCGATGAAGTTTCGGATGCGGTCGATCATTTGTTTCGTTTCTTTTGCTTTTTGTTCCCCGTCCGGCAATTGCTTTACTCGCTCGATGATCTCTTGTTCTTTTTTAAGCGCTTCCTGTCGCCCTTGCTCAAATTTCCGCTTGCCAGCGTTCGGCTCAAAGTTTTTGATGTTGCCCAAAATCATGGGGACGAGCGTGAGCGGGTTTTCACTCCAACGCGTTCTCGTCAGATCAATTTCTCCGGCACAGCGCATTCCGTATTTTTCGAGATACGCCTGGATCGCGTCATGCGCTTCCTGTCCGCCATCCAGTTTGAGCAGTTCCTCCCAAAAGTGATCTGCTTGTGCGTGCTGCAAATAGTCAATGACCTTTGGATAAGGGCGAATCGCATCAGCAACATCAAGGAGCGCCAGCCCCATTTCCGACGTAATGTTGTTTGGCACCGATTGGGAAAGCGTGTCTGCTACGTTTTTTTCACCCAGCCACTCGTTCATTTTTTCGTTGATCCATGCCGAAGCATTCAGCGCAGCCATAATCACGCCCAAGTTTTTCGGGACAAATAACACCTGCTTTAACTGCTGGATGTCTTCGAGAATAAAGGAAAACAAATCAGGCCCGGATTTCGTTTGGATGGTTTGCTTTACCTGTTCGAGCGCGTTTTGATTGCGCGCAATCAACTCAGCGACGATGGCCGGATCGTCTTCGATCGGTGTTTCCAAACTGGCGGGCAGCCTATCTGGATTGCTGTTGCCGGGGGACTGTTCTTTGTCATCTGTTGGTGACAATCGGATAAAATCTCGCTCGATGATCGTCAGCAGCGCGTCTTTTATGAGCGGGTCGGATTGTCCCAATGTATTTATCAGCATTTGCCTGCTGTCAGGTGTAGCGAGCATCTTTGTCACATCGACAAACAGCCTGCCACCGGCTTTGTGCATGGGGGCATTCGTCGTCAACAGAAAAACAGACATGCCCAAAGGCTTCATCGGGTCGGTCATCATTTGCTGGTGGCCCACCGATACGTAGACGTGATTGTCTTGATCGTTCGCTTCCGGGATGGGGTACAAAGTCGTAATCGGACGGCTCTGGACAATGTAAAACGTATCGTCAGCCAAACACCATTCGATATCTTGCGGGCAGCCCAAATAAGCTTCGATCTGTCTGCCGATGCGTGCCAGTTGCAAAATTTGCGGGTCGGTAAGAGTTTGCGCCTTTTGCCGCTCAGGCTCGATCTGCTCCGTCTGCGTCCCGCCTTCTTTTCGTCCGTAAATCGCCAACGTTTTGGTTGCGATCCTTTTGTCGACGATGTCCCCGTCCTTTACTCGATAACAATCGGCGGATACGAGGCCAGAGACGAGTGCTTCGCCAAGTCCAAAACTGGCGTCGATAGACAGCAGCTTCCGGTTGGCTGTAATCGGGTCGG
It includes:
- the ppsA gene encoding phosphoenolpyruvate synthase, with amino-acid sequence MSALVLGFQEMEKTARLLVGGKGINLGELSKIPGIQVPEGFCMTTAGYQKAIEQNETYHALLDRLARLSAEDREPIGEISRQLRQIIREAEIPADVVEAVTHYLSRFGAEHAYAVRSSATAEDLPHASFAGQQDTYLNIIGIEAILQHMSQCWASLFTDRAVIYRMQNGFDHRHVSLSVIVQRMVFPHASGILFTADPITANRKLLSIDASFGLGEALVSGLVSADCYRVKDGDIVDKRIATKTLAIYGRKEGGTQTEQIEPERQKAQTLTDPQILQLARIGRQIEAYLGCPQDIEWCLADDTFYIVQSRPITTLYPIPEANDQDNHVYVSVGHQQMMTDPMKPLGMSVFLLTTNAPMHKAGGRLFVDVTKMLATPDSRQMLINTLGQSDPLIKDALLTIIERDFIRLSPTDDKEQSPGNSNPDRLPASLETPIEDDPAIVAELIARNQNALEQVKQTIQTKSGPDLFSFILEDIQQLKQVLFVPKNLGVIMAALNASAWINEKMNEWLGEKNVADTLSQSVPNNITSEMGLALLDVADAIRPYPKVIDYLQHAQADHFWEELLKLDGGQEAHDAIQAYLEKYGMRCAGEIDLTRTRWSENPLTLVPMILGNIKNFEPNAGKRKFEQGRQEALKKEQEIIERVKQLPDGEQKAKETKQMIDRIRNFIGYREYPKYSILNRYFVYKQALLKEAEQLVQAGVLREKEDVYYLTLEEFHEVVRTNKLDQQVISQRKEDYQFFEKLTPPRVITSDGEIIAGKYKRESLPANALAGLAVSAGVIEGRARVILHMEEANLEEGDILVTSFTDPGWTPLFVSVKGLVTEVGGLMTHGAVIAREYGLPAVVGVENATRLIKDGQRIRVHGTEGYVEIL